CCAGGCGAAGCATCGCAATCGGACATTTTAAAAACTGATTTTAAATGAGGGTTGTCTGATCCTCGGGAGATTGGGAAACTGGAAAGAAGGTAAGATTATGAAACCGTTACTGCACCATTACGGTTTACCCTGGAGTTACGAGGAAAACATAATGACGCTCATGGTGCGGGATCCTTATTGTTTATTTGTTTATTGGGAGCTTGCGGCAGATTTGCGTTATGTTATTACCAGGTACCTGGGATGCGCGTGGGAAAATGTCCCCTTGTTTTTGCAGCTATTTGAAGCAGAGGAACAAGAGGGGGAACTCTTGCACGTTCAAGATTTTTCGATTGACCCGAACGTTCGTCAGTGGTATCTTAACGACCTCTTGCCTGATCGCGACTATTGCTCCTCTTTAGCAGTTCAGGGTCGGGAGGGGTGCTTTTACCAGATCCTGCAATCAAATCGCGTCCATACACCCTGGGTCCGGGACAGGGTAAAGGCGCGGCGACCGTCGCTTACTGGTTACAACAGGACTGATGGTGACTGGTTTTTGGGTTACAAGGGAAACACGGATTCATCCGGGCCGGCAACAGAAAAAGAAAGGAGTTAAGATGACTCAGGGATATCTGGCGTTTGTTTTACACGCGCACCTTCCTTACGTTCGCCATCCGGAGCACACTACCAGTTTAGAAGAGAGGTGGCTCTGGGAAACCTTAACGGAAAGTTACATTCCCCTTTTGCAGTGTTTTTTAAGGTTAGCAAACAAAGGGATCCCTTTCCGGGTTACCGTTTCTCTTTCGCCTCCTCTGATTTCTATGCTGGCGGATCCTCTTTTACAGGAACGCTACTTGAAATATTTAGATCTTTCTTTAGCACTGGGAAGACGGGAAATCGAAAGAAACCGCGAGCAGGCGGAATTCCTGCGCCTTGCCGAGTTCTATGTGGAACGCCTGGAAGATATTAAAAGGTTCTACTGCGATAAATGGGACCGTAATATTCTTCAGGCATTTCGTCATCTTGCCGAAGCAGGTTGTTTAGAACTGATCACGTGTGCCGCAACTCATGGCTACCTTCCGCTCATGGCCACGGAGGAGGGAAGAAGGGCCCAGATCGCTATTGCTTTAGAGCTTTTTGAACATTACTTTGGCTTTACGCCAGATGGTTTTTGGTTGCCTGAGTGCGGTTACTTGCCGGGGGTTGACCGGATTTTGGCGGATTATGGAATAAAATATTTTTTTACTGAGACACATGGTATTTTAAACGCATCTCCTCTTCCCTCGCACGGTGCCTGCGTGCCGCTACTGACTCCTGCCGGAGTTGCTGCTTTCGGGCGCGATCCAGAATCATCGCGGCAGGTTTGGAGTGCCCGCGAGGGATATCCGGGCGATTATTACTACCGGGAATTTTACCGGGATATCGGATACGATCTGGACCATTCGTACCTCGCTCCTTACCTGAATACGGGCGGGGTCCGGGTAGATACCGGTTTTAAATATTACCGGATTACAGGAGAGAGAAAAGAAAAAGAGGTTTACGATCCTGGCCGGGCGCGAGAAAGGGCGTGCGTTCATGCGGGAAACTTTCTTTTTAACCGGGAAAAACAGATTGAATATTTAAAAGAGAAGGTGTCGCCCCAAAAACCGCTCGTTGTCGCACCTTATGACGCCGAGCTTTTCGGCCACTGGTGGTTCGAGGGACCGCTCTGGCTGGAAGAGTTCCTGGCCCGCGTTCCTCTTCAACAAACCTTTTCTTTGTGTACACCCGGAGATTATTTAAAACAGGGGCCGGCCCTGGA
The Bacillota bacterium genome window above contains:
- a CDS encoding DUF4912 domain-containing protein, with protein sequence MKPLLHHYGLPWSYEENIMTLMVRDPYCLFVYWELAADLRYVITRYLGCAWENVPLFLQLFEAEEQEGELLHVQDFSIDPNVRQWYLNDLLPDRDYCSSLAVQGREGCFYQILQSNRVHTPWVRDRVKARRPSLTGYNRTDGDWFLGYKGNTDSSGPATEKERS